A genomic window from Solanum stenotomum isolate F172 chromosome 10, ASM1918654v1, whole genome shotgun sequence includes:
- the LOC125841595 gene encoding RNA-dependent RNA polymerase 6-like yields MGSEDSDMNIVVTQISVGGFDNDVNAKMLSEYLEEQVGQVLRCRLKTSSTPPKSYPTYHIDEESVQRMNDYIRVEPHAFVHFASSGSANYALAVAGRNELILRGKPLKVSLGPGNPHCLDKRRIDEMPLKFSDVNVEIGGLVSNDDFVVGWRGPLTGMNFLVDRFDGTCKILFTKNTVFSFQSEARQAVIKCNFKIQFLTREINEIKECKDFASLVILLQLASSPLVFYRTADDDVEESVAFDLLDDDDQWIRTTDITCSGAIGRFNTYRISIRPRNGPNFGKAKKFFRESRVPVVEPCNQRLRVRNEPDFGVPMPEPFFCIQNHGGISFKVLFLVNAVLHKGIINQHQMTNDFFTLLNKHPEGINVAALKHIFSFKRPVNDSVKKLEHIQTWLWNKLNLLKRTEESDDVVEVRRLVITPTKAYCLPPTVELSNRVLRNYKHVADRFLRVTFMDEGMQNLNRNVLTYYASTIVREITSKSNPQKTAIFQRVKTMLSQGFYLCGRRYSFLAFSANQLRDRSAWFFAEHPKISVPSIISWMGRFSNKNVAKYAARMGQCFSSTYATVEIFPSEVNSKLPDIERNGYIFSDGIGMISADLAIEVAEKLQLSVNPPCAYQIRYAGCKGVVACWPAKNDGIRLSVRPSMKKFDSNHTILEICSWTRLQPGFLNRQIITLLSSLKVKEEIFWEMQKEMLSRLDKILVDSDVAFDIITGSCAEAGNTAAIMLSAGFKPQSEPHLRGMLSSIRAAQLGDLRNKARIFVPSGRWLMGCLDELGELEQGQCFIQVSSPSLENCFVKDGPNFSDIKKNLQVIKGHVIIAKNPCLHPGDVRILEAVDVPGLHHLYDCLVFPQKGDRPHPDEASGSDLDGDLYFVAWDKNLIPPSKKSWMPMDYAPAEVKQLDRHVEHADIIDFFSKNMVQESLGEICNAHVVHADLSELGALDEKCLKLAELAAIAVDFPKTGKLVSMPYNLRPKHYPDFMGKEEFQSYNSEKILGKLYRQVNVLSQGEFAGLEFVPEDIPYDTNLEIPGYEDFIAEAWNHKCSYDSQLNGLLGQHQVNGEEEVVTGHIWSMAKHNSKKQGELKERLKHAYNALRKEFRNVFEHMDPDFDQLSIDEKNDMYETKASAWYRVTYHPHWVTRTVLELQKTVVVSNTVMLSFAWIAADYLARINIRQRGMQHSDSTKRIDSLGRYLVDKI; encoded by the exons ATGGGATCAGAGGATTCTGATATGAATATCGTAGTGACTCAAATTAGTGTTGGTGGGTTCGACAATGATGTCAATGCGAAAATGCTTTCAgaatacctggaagaacaagttGGACAAGTGTTGAGGTGTAGATTAAAGACTTCGTCCACTCCTCCTAAATCTTACCCAACTTATCACATTGATGAAGAGAGCGTGCAAAGAATGAACGATTACATAAGAGTGGAACCTCATGCATTCGTTCATTTTGCATCTTCAGGGTCTGCAAATTATGCTCTTGCTGTTGCTGGGCGTAATGAACTAATATTAAGAGGGAAGCCTTTGAAGGTTAGTTTGGGTCCTGGGAATCCCCATTGTTTGGATAAGAGGAGAATAGATGAGATGCCCTTAAAGTTTTCAGATGTTAATGTAGAAATTGGAGGACTGGTTAGTAATGATGACTTTGTGGTTGGTTGGAGGGGACCTCTTACTGGTATGAACTTTCTTGTGGATCGATTCGATGGGACATGCAAAATACTTTTCACAAAGAATACTGTTTTCTCTTTCCAGAGTGAAGCAAGACAGGCTGTTATAAAATGCAATTTCAAGATTCAGTTTTTGACGAGGGAAATCAATGAGATAAAGGAATGTAAAGACTTTGCATCTTTGGTAATATTATTGCAGCTGGCTTCTTCTCCATTGGTTTTCTATAGAACTGCAGATGATGATGTAGAAGAATCAGTAGCATTTGACTTATTAGACGATGATGATCAATGGATCCGAACTACAGACATTACATGTAGCGGAGCCATTGGTCGGTTTAATACCTATCGTATCTCAATTCGGCCTCGCAATGGTCCTAACTTTGGGAAGGCCAAGAAATTTTTTCGTGAAAGTAGGGTGCCCGTGGTAGAACCATGTAACCAAAGGCTCCGGGTGAGAAATGAACCTGATTTTGGTGTGCCCATGCCAGAACCTTTCTTCTGCATCCAAAACCATGGAGGTATAAGCTTTAAGGTCTTGTTTCTGGTAAATGCGGTTTTGCACAAAGGCATTATTAATCAGCATCAGATGACCAATGATTTCTTTACTTTGCTTAATAAGCATCCGGAGGGGATTAATGTAGCTGCCCTGAAGCACATATTTTCCTTCAAAAGGCCTGTCAATGACTCTGTTAAGAAGTTAGAACACATCCAGACATGGCTGTGGAATAAACTTAACCTTCTCAAGAGAACTGAAGAGTCTGATGATGTTGTAGAGGTTAGGAGGTTGGTTATCACCCCAACCAAAGCATATTGTCTTCCACCGACCGTGGAGCTGTCGAATAGAGTCCTCAGGAACTATAAACATGTCGCAGATCGATTTTTGCGAGTTACTTTCATGGACGAGGGCATGCAGAACTTGAATAGGAATGTGCTGACGTACTATGCTTCCACCATCGTGAGAGAAATTACGTCAAAATCTAATCCCCAGAAAACTGCTATCTTCCAAAGGGTGAAAACTATGCTGAGTCAAGGATTTTACCTGTGTGGTCGCAGGTACTCTTTTCTGGCATTCTCAGCTAACCAGCTGAGGGATCGTTCTGCCTGGTTTTTTGCAGAACACCCGAAAATTAGTGTGCCCAGTATCATAAGCTGGATGGGGAGGTTCAGTAACAAGAATGTTGCAAAATATGCTGCTAGGATGGGGCAGTGCTTTTCATCAACCTATGCAACAGTGGAAATCTTTCCAAGCGAGGTTAACTCCAAGCTTCCAGATATAGAAAGAAATGGGTATATTTTCTCTGATGGAATCGGCATGATATCAGCAGATCTAGCTATAGAAGTTGCAGAGAAGTTGCAATTAAGTGTCAATCCTCCTTGTGCTTATCAGATAAGGTATGCTGGTTGTAAAGGTGTTGTTGCATGTTGGCCGGCAAAGAATGATGGCATCCGTCTTTCTGTGAGACCAAGTATGAAGAAATTTGACTCAAATCACACTATCCTTGAAATCTGCTCTTGGACGAGATTGCAACCTGGTTTTTTGAACCGGCAAATAATAACCCTGCTCTCATCTTTGAAGgttaaagaagaaatattttgggAAATGCAGAAAGAAATGTTATCAAGGTTGGATAAAATACTTGTGGATTCGGATGTGGCTTTTGATATCATTACAGGTTCATGTGCTGAGGCAGGAAATACTGCAGCTATAATGTTGAGTGCGGGGTTTAAACCTCAAAGTGAGCCTCATTTAAGAGGGATGTTGTCTAGCATTAGAGCTGCTCAACTTGGCGACCTCAGGAATAAGGCAAGGATATTTGTTCCTTCCGGAAGGTGGTTGATGGGCTGTTTGGATGAATTAGGTGAACTTGAGCAAGGCCAATGCTTTATTCAAGTGTCAAGCCCTTCTTTGGAGAATTGCTTTGTTAAGGATGGTCCAAATTTTTCTGATATCAAGAAAAATCTTCAAGTAATAAAGGGCCATGTTATAATTGCAAAGAACCCGTGTCTTCATCCTGGGGATGTGAGGATTCTGGAGGCTGTAGATGTTCCTGGTTTACACCATCTCTATGATTGTCTGGTCTTCCCTCAGAAGGGGGATAGGCCACATCCAGATGAAGCATCAGGGAGTGACCTTGACGGTGACCTCTACTTTGTGGCTTGGGATAAAAATCTCATCCCACCCAGTAAGAAAAGCTGGATGCCAATGGACTATGCTCCTGCAGAAGTTAAACAGTTGGATCGTCATGTTGAACATGCG GACATAATAGATTTTTTCTCAAAGAACATGGTTCAAGAGAGCCTAGGAGAAATCTGCAACGCGCATGTGGTTCATGCTGACCTCAGTGAACTTGGAGCTTTGGATGAGAAGTGCCTTAAATTGGCAGAGCTTGCTGCTATAGCCGTTGATTTCCCCAAAACTGGAAAACTTGTCAGCATGCCTTATAACCTCAGACCAAAACACTATCCTGACTTCATGGGGAAAGAGGAATTCCAGTCATACAACTCCGAGAAAATTTTGGGCAAATTATATAGGCAAGTTAATGTTTTATCTCAGGGAGAATTTGCTGGACTTGAGTTTGTCCCTGAAGACATCCCATATGATACTAATCTTGAGATCCCAGGATACGAAGATTTCATAGCTGAAGCATGGAATCACAAATGTTCTTATGATAGTCAGTTGAATGGACTTTTAGGACAACACCAAGTTAACGGGGAGGAAGAGGTGGTTACTGGACATATATGGTCCATGGCAAAGCACAATTCAAAGAAGCAAGGGGAATTAAAAGAGAGGCTGAAGCATGCATATAATGCGCTGAGGAAGGAGTTCAGGAATGTTTTCGAGCATATGGATCCTGATTTTGATCAACTTTCCATTGATGAGAAGAACGATATGTATGAAACAAAGGCGTCTGCATGGTATCGGGTTACCTACCATCCTCATTGGGTGACTAGAACAGTACTGGAGTTGCAAAAGACTGTTGTCGTCTCAAATACTGTTATGTTAAGTTTTGCATGGATTGCAGCAGATTACCTTGCTCGAATTAACATTAGACAAAGGGGAATGCAGCATTCCGACTCTACCAAGCGTATCGATTCTCTTGGAAGGTATCTTGTTGACAAGATATAA
- the LOC125841625 gene encoding uncharacterized protein LOC125841625: MGWKSYQKLIHQWRILRGDNVMIIRGKDRGETGVVKRVVRSQNRVIVEGKNLVKKHIKQGQGHEGGIFTVEAPLHVSNVQVVDPVTGKPTKVGIRYLEDGSKVRVSRGIGASGSIIPRPEILKIRTTPRPTVAGPKDTPMEVVMERTYDPKTGKGMPDL; the protein is encoded by the exons ATGGGGTGGAAAAGTTATCAGAAACTCATTCATCAGTGGAGAATTCTCAGAGGAGATAAT GTCATGATTATCAGAGGAAAAGATAGAGGTGAGACTGGCGTTGTCAAGCGTGTCGTACGTTCTCAAAACCGTGTAATTGTCGAGGGGAAAAACCTG GTCAAGAAACATATCAAACAAGGGCAAGGTCATGAAGGTGGAATATTTACAGTTGAAGCCCCGCTGCATGTTTCCAATGTTCAGGTTGTAGATCCAGTCACAGG GAAACCAACCAAGGTCGGAATTAGATACCTGGAGGATGGCTCCAAAGTAAGAGTCTCAAGAGGTATAGGAGCATCTGGTTCTATCATTCCCCGGCCCGAGATCTTAAAAATAAGGACCACACCAAGGCCTACAGTTG CTGGTCCTAAGGATACTCCAATGGAGGTTGTTATGGAGAGGACATATGATCCAAAAACAGGAAAAGGCATGCCAGATCTCTAA
- the LOC125841615 gene encoding uncharacterized protein LOC125841615, producing MEFFFRTQTEETSDCSFNGQDIQRCPFLSNINKPTNFSFFSALNFPSPVKGGKGPIFEDGPNFDMAFKVFHGKDGVVPLSGRSQFSNDNIEVESAPQFNPLAAKAATISLSSFGAGGPFSFDSFSRKWNSQKKKPESSKKRKPSSQDKSSKHEAMGNEWLESGNCPIAKSYRAVSGVLPLVASAFQLPPGMKLKCPPAIVAARAALARTAFVKTVRPQPLSSKMLVIGALGMAANIPLGIWREHTEKFSLSWFTAVHAAVPFIAMLRKSVVMPKTAMALTIAASILGQVIGSRAERLRMKAKAESVKLVAQTGSDGVIAQSGTDGVISGLNSIQVSGMPGVHCGTQGMLKDQPSKESANTISPSASLCF from the exons ATGGAGTTCTTCTTCAGAACACAGACTGAGGAGACATCTGATTGCTCCTTCAATGGCCAGGACATTCAAAGATGCCCGTTCTTGAGTAACATCAACAAGCCAAcaaacttttctttcttttctgcTCTGAACTTTCCCAGCCCT GTAAAGGGAGGTAAAGGTCCAATTTTTGAAGATGGCCCCAACTTCGATATGGCATTTAAAGTCTTCCATGGAAAAGATGGGGTTGTCCCACTTTCTGGAAGGTCTCAATTTTCCAATGACAACATTGAAGTAGAGTCTGCCCCTCAATTTAATCCTTTAGCTGCAAAAGCTGCCACCATAAGTTTGTCTTCATTCGGAGCAGGAGGTCCTTTTAGCTTTGATTCTTTCTCTCGGAAATGGAATTCACAGAAGAAGAAGCCGGAGTCATCCAAAAAGAGGAAGCCTTCTTCTCAG GACAAATCTTCTAAGCACGAGGCAATGGGAAATGAGTGGTTGGAGTCAGGCAACTGTCCTATCGCCAAATCTTATAGAGCTGTTAGCGGTGTTCTCCCACTTGTGGCCTCAGCTTTTCAGCTGCCTCCTGGTATGAAGCTCAAATGCCCACCTGCAATTGTTGCAGCCAGGGCTGCCCTCGCCAGGACTGCTTTTGTGAAGACTGTGCGGCCACAACCACTATCTTCAAAGATGCTTGTTATTGGAGCTTTGGGCATGGCAGCTAATATTCCACTAGGCATATGGAGAGAGCACACTGAGAAATTTTCACTTTCATGGTTTACTGCAGTCCATGCTGCTGTTCCCTTCATAGCTATGCTGAGGAAGTCAGTTGTGATGCCCAAAACAGCTATGGCATTAACCATTGCTGCTTCTATCTTGGGACAGGTCATTGGTTCAAGAGCAGAACGACTTCGAATGAAAGCAAAAGCCGAGAGTGTTAAATTGGTAGCACAGACTGGCTCAGATGGGGTTATTGCACAGAGTGGCACAGATGGTGTTATTTCTGGTCTCAACTCAATCCAGGTCAGTGGTATGCCCGGGGTTCATTGTGGCACACAGGGTATGCTTAAAGACCAACCCTCGAAAGAATCTGCCAATACTATATCTCCATCTGCCAGTCTGTGTTTCTAA
- the LOC125841599 gene encoding replication protein A 70 kDa DNA-binding subunit A translates to MPPINLTEGAIEMLSIGEGHPEEFKPVLQITDVRLVNTQNQTNNNERYRILISDGTHIQQGMLATQKNDLIRSQQIRKGTIIQMKEFVRNVIQNRVIIIIIELDILLETCDQIGDPKHYVRTDGSVPSVPRPAAPLQPSTNQLGGVSVNPQSFASLSATSGSTPRPNMSGGMQSPEMNRSSVYNTTSVGNTDSGRYSSGAPLYPRAESGPAISRAPMNYVRPPQPSYQQPPQSSYQQPSPMYSNRGPVAKNEAPPRIIPIAALNPYQGRWTIKARVTAKTELRHYNNQRGDGKVFSFDLLDSDGGEIRVTCFNSVADQFYDQIEPGRVYQISKGSLKPAQKNYNHLPNDHEIMLESTSVVQPCFEDDRAIPQQQFHFRPISDIEAMENSNVIDVIGVVSSISPSSSIMRKNGTETQKRVLQLKDMSGRSVEVTLWANFCNAEGQTLQSLCDSGAFPVLAVKAGRVNDFNGKSIGTISTSKLFIEPDFPEALKTKAWFEREGKNIPSMSLSREVSSIGRTDVRKTISQIKDEKLGTSEKPDWITISASVTFIKVDNFCYTACPLMIGDRQCNKKVTNNGDGKWRCDRCDQTVDECEYRYILQFQIQDHTGLTWVTAFQECGDQIMGVSAKELYFLKYEEQDDDRFAEIMRTVLFNQFIFKLKVKEEMYSDEQRVKSTMVKAEKLNFQPETRFLFDLINKINGQESSTLPPKTDDATPNSGFNNTGVGNKRKEPMSPVASYGGSHSGISRDSGLQGNRQGPYGNQLTGSQFAPPGSTAGSISRESGLQGNRQGPYGNQLTGTQNAPTGSSTGMYMSCNSCGGTGHSASNCPSMMSGQSQAYGGGFGNRATSGMSSGGGGECYKCHQYGHWARDCPGVSNAPAANNMTSGRYGNTPRQHVGGF, encoded by the exons ATGCCGCCGATTAACTTGACGGAAGGAGCAATAGAGATGCTATCGATCGGAGAAGGGCATCCCGAGGAGTTTAAACCGGTGCTACAGATCACGGATGTTCGGTTGGTGAATACTCAGAACCAGACTAACAATAATGAACGATACCGGATTTTGATATCGGACGGAACGCATATTCAGCAAGGGATGTTAGCTACGCAGAAGAACGATCTAATTCGGTCTCAACAGATTCGGAAAGGAACTATTATTCAGATGAAAGAGTTCGTTCGTAATGTCATCCAGAATCGAGT GATCATCATTATTATTGAATTAGATATTTTACTTGAGACATGTGATCAAATTGGAGACCCAAAGCATTATGTCAGAACTGATGGTAGTGTCCCTTCGGTGCCACGACCAGCTGCCCCGCTGCAGCCTTCCACCAATCAATTAGGTGGTGTAAGTGTAAACCCCCAATCATTTGCTTCTCTTTCCGCTACTTCAGGCTCAACTCCAAGACCAAATATGTCAGGAGGAATGCAATCTCCAGAGATGAACCGTAGCAGTGTTTACAATACTACCTCTGTTGGGAATACTGACTCTGGACGATATAGTTCAGGTGCACCTCTTTACCCCAGAGCAGAATCTGGTCCTGCAATTTCACGGGCTCCAATGAATTATGTGCGTCCACCTCAGCCTTCTTATCAACAGCCTCCTCAGTCTTCTTATCAGCAACCATCACCAATGTACTCCAACAGAGGACCTGTAGCCAAGAATGAAGCACCTCCAAGGATTATTCCAATTGCTGCTCTCAATCCATATCAGGGTCGGTGGACTATCAAGGCCAGGGTAACCGCAAAGACGGAACTCAGACACTACAACAATCAAAGGGGTGATGGAAAAGTATTCTCTTTTGATCTTCTTGATTCTGATGGAGGAGAAATAAGGGTGACTTGTTTTAACTCTGTAGCTGACCAATTTTATGACCAGATTGAGCCAGGTAGAGTGTATCAAATTTCAAAAGGAAGCTTGAAACCAGCTCAGAAAAATTACAATCACCTTCCAAATGACCATGAAATTATGCTCGAGAGCACGTCTGTAGTTCAACCTTGTTTTGAGGATGACAGGGCTATTCCTCAGCAGCAATTTCATTTTCGGCCAATCAGTGACATTGAAGCCATGGAGAACAGCAATGTGATAGATGTGATTGGTGTGGTGTCTTCAATAAGTCCATCTAGTTCAATAATGAGGAAAAATGGTACAGAAACTCAGAAGAGAGTCCTCCAGCTGAAGGACATGTCTGGTAGAAGTGTTGAAGTAACTTTGTGGGCAAATTTCTGCAATGCAGAAGGTCAAACACTTCAGAGTCTCTGTGATTCTGGGGCTTTCCCTGTCTTGGCAGTTAAAGCTGGTAGAGTAAATGATTTTAATGGCAAATCTATAGGTACTATATCTACAAGCAAGTTGTTTATAGAACCAGATTTTCCTGAAGCTCTGAAAACGAAGGCATGGTTTGAAAGGGAGGGAAAGAACATACCATCTATGTCATTGTCACGAGAAGTGAGCAGTATTGGTCGGACAGATGTGCGGAAGACtatatctcaaatcaaagatgAGAAGTTAGGCACTTCTGAGAAACCAGATTGGATCACTATAAGTGCCAGTGTTACATTTATAAAGGTTGACAATTTTTGCTATACTGCATGTCCCCTCATGATAGGAGATAGACAGTGCAACAAAAAAGTGACAAATAATGGGGATGGGAAATGGCGGTGTGACAGGTGTGATCAGACTGTTGATGAATGTGAATATAGGTACATTCTTCAGTTCCAGATTCAGGACCATACTGGCTTAACATGGGTTACTGCATTTCAAGAATGTGGTGACCAGATAATGGGTGTATCTGCAAAAGAATTGTATTTCTTAAAatatgaggagcaggatgatgATAGGTTTGCAGAAATCATGCGTACTGTGTTATTCAACCAgtttatatttaaattgaaagtGAAAGAAGAGATGTATAGTGATGAGCAGCGTGTTAAGTCAACAATGGTCAAAGCTGAGAAGCTGAACTTCCAACCAGAGACCAGGTTTCTGTTCGACCTGATAAACAAGATTAATGGGCAGGAATCCAGCACTTTACCTCCTAAGACAGATGATGCAACTCCGAATTCAGGGTTTAATAATACTGGAGTTGGGAATAAACGCAAAGAACCAATGAGCCCTGTTGCAAGTTATGGTGGCAGCCATAGCGGTATCAGCAGAGATAGTGGACTGCAGGGAAATCGGCAAGGTCCATATGGGAATCAGCTTACTGGCTCACAGTTCGCTCCGCCTGGCTCTACTGCAGGCAGTATCAGCAGAGAAAGTGGACTGCAGGGAAATCGGCAAGGTCCATATGGAAATCAGCTTACTGGAACACAAAATGCTCCGACTGGCTCTTCTACAGGCATGTATATGAGCTGTAATAGTTGTGGTGGAACAGGTCATAGTGCTTCAAACTGTCCAAGCATGATGAGTGGTCAGAGCCAGGCATATGGAGGTGGTTTTGGCAATAGGGCAACTTCAGGGATGAGcagtggtggtggtggtgagtGTTATAAATGCCATCAGTATGGACATTGGGCAAGAGATTGCCCAGGTGTAAGCAATGCACCTGCTGCCAATAACATGACATCAGGAAGATACGGGAATACTCCAAGGCAACACGTCGGTGGTTTTTGA